The window TTGTAAATCTGTTCAACTTCCTGAACCTCCCGGAAGCACCGCCAGATCGCGCAACTGCTTTTCGCTGTATCTGCGCAGGGCTCCAAACACCAGCACGGTGAGCAGCCCCTCGCTGATAGCCAGTGGTAGCTGGGTGACGGCAAAAACCGTTCCGAATTTGACCAGGGAGGCCATAAACCCGCCGACAGGATCGGGAAAAGCCAGGGCCAACTGTACGGATGTCGTAACGTAAGTCATCAGGCTACCGCCGGAGGCCGCCATAAAAACGGCCCAACTGAAGGGCATGTGCAGCAACCGGCAGAGGCGGAACAATCCGTACGCCACAAAAGGTCCTACAACAGCCATTGAAAAGGTATTGGCTCCCAAAGTGGTGATGCCTCCATGGGCCAGCAGCAACGCCTGCAGCAACAACACGCAGCAGCCGATGACCGACATCACGGTGGGTCCAAAGAGAATTGCGCCCAACCCGGTACCAGTGGGATGGGAACAGCTCCCCGTAACGGAAGGGAGTTTCAGCGCGGAGAGCGTAAAGGTAAATGCGCCTGAAAGACCCAAGAGCATTTTTGTTTCGGGCTGAGAACGGACTTTCTTTTTTATGGAGTACAGCCCGTGCGCAACAAAGGGCGCCGAGGCCGCCGCCCAAGCCAGCGCGTGGCCGATGGGCAGAAAACCTTCCATAATATGCATGATGACCATCCTCTCTTTTTGCCAAATAGGGCGAAAAACAAATCCCTGATCCGTTAGTGAACGAATCAGGGATTACGTATTCAATCCCGGCATCACCCCCATACCCCCTTAGTCCGCGAGGCGGGTATGTTCTCCACCCTGGGCAGGTCTTCTGGCTTCCGGATCGTCCTACGGCCACACCTTCCCGGCGGTTTTACCGCCAGTGGGTCTGCTGTGGCTTTCGTACCCGGTTACAGCGGCGGGTCCGCACCGGATTCGCACCGGCTTCCCTATTCTCCCCGCCGTTAAGCGGGGCACCCAGGATTACTACATTTATACATTAATGTTATAGATGGTGTTTGTCCAAAGTATAAGAGTCGTTGAACCGGTTGTCAAGCGCAATGTGTCGGAATGCGCACTGACAATCAATCAGAGATGTGGCTGGGAATCCGGCTGGTTGTGTTTTTTGATGGGGTTAACGGCGCTTGTTCTTCAAGACAAGAATTTCACCTGCCAGTGTTTGTCAAGCCTTTCGTCCTGGCGGTCCTAAGGCTTTTCACGATCTGTGGCATACCGCGGCCACGATGATGCTCAAAGACGGTGTGAACGTCAAGATCGTGTCAGAGGTCCTGGGACACGCCAGGGGCATGTGCTGCCCGGCATGCAGGAGGAGGTCAGAAACAGGTGTTGATGAAGTATGACGCTCAGGTAATGACGGGGGCAAAAACGAGAGGACCTGCACCGCTCGGTTGCAAAATGGTTGCAGATCCTCGCTCAGCTGGGGTTCGGTAAAACCCCGGTATCCTTGATTTTACTGGTGGGCGCGGCAGGTGTCGAACCTGCGGCCTCTTGAATGTGAGTCAAGCGCTCTCCCCCTGAGCTACGCGCCCGTACAATTTGCATTATAGCACGATTCAACCCGCCGCGCAAGTCCCGACGGCTCTTCGTGCTATTGGCCTGTGATATTGTCACCTCATAAGCGGTCTGAGAAAATGTCACCCATGAAGGGAGACGTTTTCTTGAAACCCAAGGAAGCCAGGAGACTAGGTATTATGGAACGGGTCCTTGCAGGCAAGGTATCCATTCGGCAGGCTGCCGTCCTCCTTGGTCTCAGCGAACGTCAGGTTATGCGCCTCAAGAAAGGAATGAAACAGGAGGGTGAGGCTTTCCTCGTCCACAAAAACCGAGGCCGTAAACCAAAACACGCTATAACCCACGACGTCCGGGACCGGATCATCAGCCTCGCCTCAGAAGAACTCAAGGACGCAAGTTGCGAGCATATGGCTGAGCTGCTTGAGGAACTATATGAAATTTCGATCTCGGGCCGCAGCTTGCGTCGCATATTCAAGCAGGCCGGTATCAAGAATCGGCACAGCCGCCGAGCCAAGCGGCGGAAACGGCGCTCCCGCGAGCGCATGCCTCAAGAAGGGCTTTTGGTCCAAAGCGACGCCAGCCCGTACGCCTGGTTTGAAGATCGTGGCCCCAAGGCCTGCCTCCACGGTAATATTGATGACGCCACCGGTAAGATCCTGGCACTTTGGTTCCGGCCCGAAGAGGATCTGTACGGTTACTTGATGGTCTTAAACCTAACGGTCATAAATCACGGAATCCCGGTGAGCCTCTATACGGACGGCCACTCCATCTTCTTCTCACCGAAGAAGGACAAGTTGTCCATTGATGAGGAGCTGGCCGGCAAAACCGTTGCCCTGACCCAGTTCGGTAAGGCCCTGGAGGAATTGGGAATCAATCATATTCAGGCACGCTCTCCCCAAGCCAAAGGGCGTATAGAACGTTTGTGGGAAACCCTGCAGAGCCGTCTGGTGATAGAGATGCGCCTGCGAGGGATCTCCAACATTGAAGACGCGAACGCCTTTCTCCCGGTCTTTATTGAGCGCTTCAACGCCCGCTTCGCCGTTTGGGCCGCCGATCCGGAACCGGCCTTTAAACCCGCACCCACCAGTGAACGGCTCAACGAGATTATTGCCTTTCGGGAAGAGCGTACGGCTTCCAATGGTTCCACGATCTCGTTTCACTGTAAGACTTACCAGCTTATCGATGTCAAAGATCAAGCAGTTAGCCTGGCGCCCAGGGCGAAGGTTACGGTCCTTACTCATCTGGACGGGACGATAAGCGCCAAGTATGGCGATAAGGTGTTTTCGCTAAGGGAGTTCGTTCCCCAGCCGGCACCTAAGGCGGAGATCCGTCAAGCCAAGCCCCGCCGGGAACCTGCTCCGGTGACTGCGGATCATCCCTGGCGCCAGATTTCTCCCATAGCGCCCAAGCCTTCAACACCAGTGGAAGCGTACCTGGAAGCCAAGAGAAAGCGCTTCCGCAAGTACGCCTTTTAAATGAGCAACCTTGAAACCCTTGAGTCACCCGTCACCTCTCGCCTGGCCGGCCGTCAAGGGGCCGCGTCCGCGGCGGCGTAGCCCTTGCCCTTGACGGCCAACAGGCGAGAGGAATAATCTTGGACGGCGGTTTCAAAGGTGACATTTCCTCAGACCATTTTAACGATTACAAAGGTGACATTTTCTCAGTCCAAGTTAGTGTGTTTTAGGGTGACATTTTCACTGGCCATTGACAGTCCCGACGGCTCTTCGCCCATCTGCTGTTGGCACCGCCGCCCGTATGTCCGCAGTTGCGGCGTGCCTCCCTTATTTGTTTAACGGAACGGATTGGGGGCGGTCCGGGACGGGAAAGGACGGTCGGGCTCTCCGTTTGAATACCTTTTCTACCTCGATGGCAAAGAACACCACGACCGACAGAGCGAGCGTGAGCGCCAGTTCGTGGAACGTAAGCGGCGTTGTGTCAAATATACCGTTTAAAAACGGCAGATACACGACCGCCATCTGAAGTAGAACGACAAGAAGAATCGCACCCAGGAGCGATCTGTTGCTGAAGGCGCCCATAGTGAAGAGCGATTCATTCTCCGAGCGCATGGCCAGGATAGCCGCCATTCTTCCTAGCACCAGGGCGGTGAACACCATGGTCTGCCACGCCAGCCCCGCGCTCATACTGTAGGCCTGAAAAAGCAGCACCGATACGCCGATTACCAGCCCGAAGAGGATAATGAAAAGACCGCGGTTTTGAGCGAAGACTCCCTCGTCCGGCCTTCGGGGGGGACGGCGCATCACATTGCTCTCGGCGGGTTCCCCGGTCAAGGCGAGTCCGGGAAGGCTGTCGCACAAGAGGTTCATCCACAATATCTGTAGTGGTAAAAGGGGAAGGGGCAGTCCAAAAAATGGAGCAAGGAACACGGCCCAAACGGTCCCCGCATTGCAGGTCAGAGAGTATTTCATAAATTTAAGAATGTTGTCGTAAATGCGCCGTCCTTCCTTCACCGCTTTTACGATCGTCGCGAAGTTGTCATCAAGGAGAATCATGCTCGACGCCTCCTTGGACACGTCCGTTCCGGTGATTCCCATGGCGACTCCGATATTGGCCCGCTTGAGCGCCGGTGCATCGTTCACACCGTCACCCGTCATGGCGACGAACTGGCCCCGGTCCTGCAGAGCCCTGACGATCTTGAGTTTTTGCTCCGGTGCCACGCGCGCATAAACCCGGATGTGTTCCACCCGCTCCTCGAACGCCTCCTGCGGCAGTTTTTCGAGGTCCCTGCCCGTCATAACCGTCTCCGCGCCGTCCGTCACGATGCCGACGCGCTTCGCAATGGTAAGAGCCGTGGCCGGGTGGTCACCCGTGATCATCACGGGCGTGATACCAGCCGACCGGCAGATGGCAACGGCCTCCTGCGCCTCCTGCCGGGGCGGATCCATTAAGCCCACAAGACCGATCAAGGTGAGTCCGGTCTCCACGCCGGCGGGTGAAAGGTCGTCGGGCAGACTGTCCCAGATCCGCATCCCAAAGCCCAGGACCCGCAGCCCGTCCGCGGCCATCTGTTCACTCACGCAAAGAAGTTCGGACGGAATGGAGGGGGTCTCGCCCTGCGGCGTGAGTATCCGCTCGGTTTGCTCTAACACCACCTCGACTGCGCCTTTCGTGAATGAGACGACCTTCCCATCGTTCCAGGCATGAAAGGTGGTCATGAGCTTTCGATCCGAATCAAAGGGCAACTCCGCGAGGCGCGGATACTTTTTCTCCATCTCGGCCTTGGCGAACCCGCTCTCCTCCGCCAGAGTAAAGAGCGCAACCTCGGTGGGATCGCCGATTACGGAGCCACCGGCGTCGGCCTTTACATCGTTCGACAGACTCATCGCCGTGAGCAACGTGGCAAAGGAGACACCAACGGCGGATGAAGGAGCACCGCGCAGTTCTTCGGCCGCCGCCAAGCGTCCGTCGACGTACACCTCTTCCACCGTCATCTTGTTAAGCGTGAGGGTGCCGGTCTTGTCCGAACAGATATAGGTTACAGAGCCGAGAGTTTCGACAGCCGGCAGTCTTCGAATAAGGGCATTTTGTTTTACCAGCTTCTTTGCGCCGATGGCCAGAGTGATGGTAATAACGGCGGGCAGGGCCTCGGGTATGGCCGCTACGGCAAGGCTGATGGCTGTGAGCAGCATAAGAAAGACAGGTTCTCCGCGCATCAGGCCCGCAATGAATATTATAGCGCAGATCACGAAAATGGCTGCCGCAAGCCGCTTGCCGAAAACTGCAAACCGCTGCTGAAGCGGGGTTTTCGCCGCTTCCTCCTCCTGAAGCAGGGTCGCGATTGTCCCCATTTCCGTGTCCATGCCCGTGGATACGACGACCCCTGAGCCGCGGCCATAGGTGACCACGGTCCCCAGATAGGCCATGTTCTTTCTGTCGCCCAGGGGAAGATGGGCGTCGTGGAGTTTCTTTGTGTGCTTTTCCACGGGAACGGATTCGCCGGTCAATGCCGCCTCGTCCATCTGGATATTCGCCGTTTCCACCAAGCGCAGGTCCGCGGGTACGACCTGGCCTGCCTCCAGCAACACCAGGTCCCCGGGGACAAGTTCGGCCGCCTTGACCTGCACGGGCACGTTGTCTCGCACAACAGTGGCGAGGGGCGCCGCCATTCGTTTCAGCGCCGCCATGGCCTCTTCGGCCCGGTACTCCTGAATGAAGCCGATGATTGCGTTTAAAATCACGATGGCGAGAATCGCCAGGGAGGCGGTGGGCTTACCGACGACGCCGGCAATGACCGCGGCAATGATCAGCACGATGACCAGGAAGTCCTTGAACTGGTCCAAGGCCATCATGAGCGGCGTCCTTTTTTTCTTTTCTTCCAGCTCATTGCGGCCGTAGACGGCAAGGCGCTTCCGGGCCTCGTCCGAGGTCAGCCCCTTCTGCGATGTCTTGAGCTCCCTAAGCGTTTCTTCACTGCTCAGGCAGTGCCACTGTGTAGATGCCGGCAAGGACGATCTCTCCTTTTCGTCTGGGACAAACCCTCTTAAATATACCTGCCGTGGTGCTGTCATTTCAGCAAAAAAACAACCCTTACCCAGCGAACACTTACACGAAAGCGTCTCGCCAGGTAAAGGTCTTGCTCATCAGACATAGTAAGATGTATATGCCCTGACCTGCGGCACCGGTCCACGCTAAGTGAAACGTGCTGACGATGACCGCTGCTGGGAGCTACTCCCCTCTACCTAACTTACTTAATATAATAATTCTGTGAGCCTGTCAAGATGTTTTCGGGTGGGGCTGTCCGCGCTCCAGGGCTTGGAGCGCATCCTTCCCACGACCGGTCAATTCCCAGGTGACCCCGTCGCCGACGACCAGCCCCAGGCGGGCCAAGGCTTCCAGCTCCCGGCGGGCCACGTACTCACCGGGGCTGTCCAGAAAGGCGGCCGGTACCCGGGCCAACTCCTCCGGTGCCAGCCGGAGACTGTAAGCGATGTCGCCCTCGTCGGCCTCGCCGACGAGGTTCAGGAACACCAAAATGTCCATCTGCCGGGGCGTGGGCTCGCCTGCAAACCCGGCCTCAGGTTCCGGGGCACGGCCACCCGAGGCCAGCGGCTCAGGGCTATCCACCGGCTTTGCGATACCCGGGGCTTCGCTGTCCCGGTGCCGCGCGTTGTTTTCTTCCGTCATTTCAGCGGCCTCCTACCGGCTTCACGTGAAAAAGGGGTCAGACCCCAGGGGGAGAGGGGGCCAGACCCCTCTCCCCCCGCGCAGACCCTTTTTCACAGGTCCCCGGTTCTCCTGCAAGTTAGGGGTCAAAGGGACGTCGCTTCTCAAGCTCGCATTCAGTCCCATATGTTCACCGTATTAACGGACGACAATGTTGACGAGTTTGCCGGGCACCGGCACGACCTTGACGATCTCTTTCCCCGCTACCAGCGCCTGAACCCGGGGCTGTTCCAGCACAGTGTCCCGCATCGCTTCCGGGGCGATGTCGGCCGCGACCATCAGGCGGTCGCGCACCCGCCCGTTGATCTGAACCACGATCTCCACCTGGTCCTCGACCAGAAGCTCAGGGTCGTATTCCGGCCAGGGCTCCCGGTGGATGCTCTCCGGATGCCCCGTGCGCGCCCACAGCTCGTCGGCCAGGAACGGGGCAAACGGCGCCAGCAGGAGCAACAGTCGCTCCACCGCCTCCCGCATGACGGCCGGGTCCCGGTTTACCGGCGCCACCCGGTCGCGGAAGTGGTACATCCCGTTGACCAACTCCATCGCCGCGCTGATAGCCGTGTTGAAGTTGAAGCGGGTTTCGATGTCCTCGGTCACTTTCTTGATGGTCTGGTGGGTCAGCCGGCGCATGCTCCGGTTCACCCCGACCAGGTTGGCCGACGGCACGGGCGCCGCCCCCCGGATTTCGTCCGCCACAGAGTTCACCAGCCGCCAGACCCGCTGCAGGAAGCGGTAGCAACCCTCCACGCCCTGGTCGGACCACTCCAGGTCGCGCTCGGGCGGGGCGGCGAAAAGAACGAACAGCCTGGTGGTGTCGGCCCCGTACCGGTTGAGGATGTCTTCCGGGCTGACCACGTTCCCCTTGGACTTGGACATCTTGGCCCCGTCCTTCAAGACCATGCCCTGAGTAAGCAAGTTGGTAAATGGTTCCTGGACCTTCACCAGGCCCATATCGTACAGTACCTTGGTGAAAAAGCGCGAGTACATCAGGTGCAGGATGGCGTGCTCCACCCCGCCGATGTACTGGTCCACCGGCAGCCAGCGGTCGACCCGCTCCAACCCCCACGGCCCGTTTTCCTCCCGGGGACTGGTGAACCGGAAGTAGTACCAGGACGAACACATAAAGGTGTCCATGGTGTCGGTTTCCCGCCGGGCCGGCCCGCCGCACGTAGGGCAGGTGGTGTTCACGAAGTCCGGTGACTCAGTCAGGGGGGACCGCCCGGTCGGCTTGAAAGCCACGTCCTCGGGCAGGAGCACCGGGAGCCCTTCCTCGGGCACCGGCACCACGCCGCACCCCTCACAGTACACGATCGGGATCGGCGCCCCCCAGTACCGCTGGCGGGAAATCAGCCAGTCGCGCAGGCGGTACTGCACCTGAAACCGGGCCGCGCCGCGGGCCTCCAGGTACCGGGTGATAGCCGGAATCGCCTCCGCGTTCGCCATCCGGTCAAAGCCCGGAGTGTTCACCAGACGCCCCGGCCCGGTGTAGGCCTGGGACATGGTGTCCCCGTCCAGAAGATCCCCCTCCGGCTGGATGACCACCCGGACCGGGAGTCCGTACTTGCGCGCGAATTCAAAGTCCCGCTGGTCGTGGGCCGGGACACCCATCACGCAGCCGGTCCCGTATTCCATCAGCACGTAGTTGGCCACGAACACCGGCACCTGCTCCCCGGTGAGAGGGTTCACACAGTATGCGCCGGTGAAAAGGCCCTCCTTTTCATGTTCTCCCGCCGTGCGATCCAGCTCGCTTAAGCTCCGCGCCCGCTCGGTGAAGGCTTCCACCGCGGCCCGGTGCTCGGGGGTGGTCACCCTAGACACCAGCGGGTGCTCGGGAGCGATGGTCATATAGGTCACCCCGCCCAGCGTGTCCGGGCGGGTGGTGAAGACCCGGATCGCCTCGTCCGTCCCCGCCAGCGGGAAGGCGATCTCGGCGCCGGTGCTGCGGCCGATCCAGTTCTCCTGCATGACTTTCACCTTCTCCGGCCAACCCGGGAGCTTCGCCAGGTCTTTCAGGAGGCGGTCGGCGTAGGCGGTGATCCGGAAGAACCACTGTTCCAGTTCGCGCCGTTCAACGGCAGTCTTGCACCGCTCGCAGCCCCCGGCCACCACTTGCTCGTTGGCCAGCACTGTGGCGCAGGAAGGGCACCAGTTGACCGGCGCCTTGGCCTTGTAAGCCAGGCCCCGGTGGTAGAACTGCAGGAAGAGCCACTGCGTCCACCGGTAATACCCCGGGTGACAGGTTGCGAGCTCCCGGCGCCAGTCGTAACTCACACCCAGGAGCTTGAGCTGGGTGCGCATGACGTTGATGTTGTCCCAGGTCCACCTGGCCGGGGGGACGCCGTGTTGAATGGCCGCGTTCTCCGCCGGCAGCCCGAAGGCGTCCCAGCCCATGGGGTGCAGAACGTCGTAGCCGCGCATCGTCTTGAAACGGGCCACCACGTCGCCGATGGCGTAGTTGCGCACGTGTCCCATATGCAAGTTTCCCGAAGGGTAGGGGAACATCTCCAGGCAGTAGTACTTGGGACGGTTCGAAAAGTCCGGCACATGATAGATGCCCTCGGTTTCCCACCTGCGGCGCAGTTTCTCTTCAATCTCGGCGAAAACGTACTTCTCTTCCACCCGGCGAACCTCCGTTGGGGATAGAATATAGAATATAGAATTCAGAATCCAGAATTCAGGAGTTAGGAGCCAGGAATCGATTCAGAGTAGAGCCAACAGCATGGCACTTGGTCCGTTTTCCACCACCGTATACGTGTAAAGTACAGTGGAAACAGAGGTGCACAAGTACGTCCGGTTCTGCGGCAGTTGCGCAGTCCGTCGGCCGTATACCCTGGTTGTGTATGATATCTGAATTCGGTACCCAGGCCTTGGCGTGGAAGTCCGCCCACCGCTGCCGCTCTTATACCGGATTCTCTCTGTATTCTACCTTTCGTATTCCGACTCCTGTATCTCATACTCTATTATTCCGACTACTGTAAGAAGGGTGGAATTAAAAAAGCGCTCCCATACGGAACGCGCCGTCCCCTCCTACTCCCGTATTCTCTCCCGCATTCTCCGGTTCTTCGGTTACCCTTATTCCGGATTCTGAATTCTATATTCTTGGTTCCCCTATTTTTATTTTGATTCTGAATTCTCAATCAAAAAGCCCTCACCCCGGCCAAGATGAGAGGCTTCAAGTCTTTTTTGTAATGGTGGAGCTGGCGGGGATTGAACCCGCGGCCTCTACCATGCCAAGGTAGCGCGCTCCCACTGCGCCACAGCCCCATCACAAAAATCAGTATAAGACAAAGCAATACAAAAGTCAATCGCACTAGAGGGTAACCGGCAAACGGACCACCGGCGCGTCTCCCCAGAGGCGTTCCAAATTATAAAAGTCCCGTTCGCTCTGCGTGAAAACGTGCACCACGACATCCCTGTAGTCCAGCAGGATCCAGAGACCCTCCCGGTATCCTTCCAACCGGGGCGCCTTTGCGCCCAGCTCGCCAAGTTTCTCCCGGATGTGATCGGCGATGGCCTTGACATGGGTGGTGGAACGGCCACTGACCAGCACGAAGTAGTCGCTTAATACCGTGAGACCACTGATATCAAGAACCAGTATGTCGTCGCCTCTTTTTTCCCCCGCCGCCCGCACCGCCGCTTCAACCAGGGTCCGGGGACTCAACGACATGCCATTCCTCCTCGGCACTTGGTCTGCAATGCCGCAGCGGGTTCTACGCCCTAGAAGCGTCTTTCATTATTGTCGTCTCTGGCACGGGCTTCGTTCACCGTGATGATTCGACCGCCGAACTCGGTTCCGTTCAGGGCGTTGATCATCGTCTCGGCATCTTCGTCCTTAACCTCCACAAAGCCGAAGCCACGGGAGCGGCCCGTCTGCCGGTCGGTGATGATGCGACTGGAAACCACTTCGCCGTAAGCTCCGAAAGCCTCATCCAAATCTTCGGCCTTCGTGCCCCAGGGCAGATTACCTACGTACAGGGTTCGCACCAATACTCTCACCTCACTTTGTTCCATATTATTTGCAAAAGGATGTCTCCTGATGCAATCCTTGTCGATAAAGACCGGTGCTCAAAACGTACTCTTCCACCCCCTCCGGAAGCAAGTATTTGATCGGTCTGCCCTCGCTCACCCGCCGCCGGATATCAGAAGAGGAAATCGCCAGCGCCGGCACCTCGACCGGCACGATCCGCTCCACCAGGGAGGCGGGCAACAGCTTGAGTTTCACGGTCAGGTTTTCAAGGTTGTACCCTGGCCGCGTGGCGGCGATGAAACGGCACATCGCCAACAATTCCCGGATCCGGTGCCACGACAGGAGTTCCAGAACTGCGTCGGCACCGGTGATGAAATAAACGACCTCCGGGCGGTACAGGCTTTGCAATTCCCGGATGGTGTCGTACGTATACGAAAGACCCGGCCGCTTTATTTCAAGATCCGATACTTCGAAATAGGGGTTTGAAGCTATGGCTAGGGCCGTAATGGTCAGGCGATGTTCGGGACCGGACATCGGGCGGTCCGCTTTGTGCGGGGGCCGCCCGGCAGGAACAAAGATCACTTTGTCCAACCGGTATTCGTAACGGACACCCTCGGCCACCACCAGGTGACCGTAATGAACGGGATCAAAAGTCCCGCCCATTACTCCCAGCTTCATACTCGATACCTCGACCCGTATTGGGTTGGGACAATTATAATGGTTAATCCCGGAAAATGCAAGCGATTTCGATGTTTAGGCATCTAGAGGTTACTAAAGCACCTCCAGGGCGGTGTTGTGAATCCGCCTCAAAGCACCCCGCAACCGGTCCACCTCGCCCTGCAGCCTTTGGACCTCGGTCTCCAGTACCAGAATCAGGGCATCCTTCTCCGCGTCCCGGAATGGATCCCGGGCCGGCAGCTGCAAGGCCTTGCCCACACCCCGGGCCACCGCGTGGGCGTACCGGGCAATGAAAACCCGGTCGCGGAGGCGTTGCGCGTCCACAGGGTGGTCGATAAACAAGGTCTCCAGCAAAACCGCGGGCATACTTGTCGCGCGTAATACGTAGAAGCCGGCCGTCTTCATCCCCCGGTCAGTGACACTGTGGATGCGGAGAAAACTCATCGCCTCCGTGTGGATTGCCCGC is drawn from Candidatus Desulforudis audaxviator MP104C and contains these coding sequences:
- a CDS encoding energy-coupling factor ABC transporter permease, which gives rise to MHIMEGFLPIGHALAWAAASAPFVAHGLYSIKKKVRSQPETKMLLGLSGAFTFTLSALKLPSVTGSCSHPTGTGLGAILFGPTVMSVIGCCVLLLQALLLAHGGITTLGANTFSMAVVGPFVAYGLFRLCRLLHMPFSWAVFMAASGGSLMTYVTTSVQLALAFPDPVGGFMASLVKFGTVFAVTQLPLAISEGLLTVLVFGALRRYSEKQLRDLAVLPGGSGS
- a CDS encoding ISNCY family transposase, encoding MKPKEARRLGIMERVLAGKVSIRQAAVLLGLSERQVMRLKKGMKQEGEAFLVHKNRGRKPKHAITHDVRDRIISLASEELKDASCEHMAELLEELYEISISGRSLRRIFKQAGIKNRHSRRAKRRKRRSRERMPQEGLLVQSDASPYAWFEDRGPKACLHGNIDDATGKILALWFRPEEDLYGYLMVLNLTVINHGIPVSLYTDGHSIFFSPKKDKLSIDEELAGKTVALTQFGKALEELGINHIQARSPQAKGRIERLWETLQSRLVIEMRLRGISNIEDANAFLPVFIERFNARFAVWAADPEPAFKPAPTSERLNEIIAFREERTASNGSTISFHCKTYQLIDVKDQAVSLAPRAKVTVLTHLDGTISAKYGDKVFSLREFVPQPAPKAEIRQAKPRREPAPVTADHPWRQISPIAPKPSTPVEAYLEAKRKRFRKYAF
- a CDS encoding cation-translocating P-type ATPase, producing the protein MPASTQWHCLSSEETLRELKTSQKGLTSDEARKRLAVYGRNELEEKKKRTPLMMALDQFKDFLVIVLIIAAVIAGVVGKPTASLAILAIVILNAIIGFIQEYRAEEAMAALKRMAAPLATVVRDNVPVQVKAAELVPGDLVLLEAGQVVPADLRLVETANIQMDEAALTGESVPVEKHTKKLHDAHLPLGDRKNMAYLGTVVTYGRGSGVVVSTGMDTEMGTIATLLQEEEAAKTPLQQRFAVFGKRLAAAIFVICAIIFIAGLMRGEPVFLMLLTAISLAVAAIPEALPAVITITLAIGAKKLVKQNALIRRLPAVETLGSVTYICSDKTGTLTLNKMTVEEVYVDGRLAAAEELRGAPSSAVGVSFATLLTAMSLSNDVKADAGGSVIGDPTEVALFTLAEESGFAKAEMEKKYPRLAELPFDSDRKLMTTFHAWNDGKVVSFTKGAVEVVLEQTERILTPQGETPSIPSELLCVSEQMAADGLRVLGFGMRIWDSLPDDLSPAGVETGLTLIGLVGLMDPPRQEAQEAVAICRSAGITPVMITGDHPATALTIAKRVGIVTDGAETVMTGRDLEKLPQEAFEERVEHIRVYARVAPEQKLKIVRALQDRGQFVAMTGDGVNDAPALKRANIGVAMGITGTDVSKEASSMILLDDNFATIVKAVKEGRRIYDNILKFMKYSLTCNAGTVWAVFLAPFFGLPLPLLPLQILWMNLLCDSLPGLALTGEPAESNVMRRPPRRPDEGVFAQNRGLFIILFGLVIGVSVLLFQAYSMSAGLAWQTMVFTALVLGRMAAILAMRSENESLFTMGAFSNRSLLGAILLVVLLQMAVVYLPFLNGIFDTTPLTFHELALTLALSVVVFFAIEVEKVFKRRARPSFPVPDRPQSVPLNK
- the leuS gene encoding leucine--tRNA ligase — protein: MEEKYVFAEIEEKLRRRWETEGIYHVPDFSNRPKYYCLEMFPYPSGNLHMGHVRNYAIGDVVARFKTMRGYDVLHPMGWDAFGLPAENAAIQHGVPPARWTWDNINVMRTQLKLLGVSYDWRRELATCHPGYYRWTQWLFLQFYHRGLAYKAKAPVNWCPSCATVLANEQVVAGGCERCKTAVERRELEQWFFRITAYADRLLKDLAKLPGWPEKVKVMQENWIGRSTGAEIAFPLAGTDEAIRVFTTRPDTLGGVTYMTIAPEHPLVSRVTTPEHRAAVEAFTERARSLSELDRTAGEHEKEGLFTGAYCVNPLTGEQVPVFVANYVLMEYGTGCVMGVPAHDQRDFEFARKYGLPVRVVIQPEGDLLDGDTMSQAYTGPGRLVNTPGFDRMANAEAIPAITRYLEARGAARFQVQYRLRDWLISRQRYWGAPIPIVYCEGCGVVPVPEEGLPVLLPEDVAFKPTGRSPLTESPDFVNTTCPTCGGPARRETDTMDTFMCSSWYYFRFTSPREENGPWGLERVDRWLPVDQYIGGVEHAILHLMYSRFFTKVLYDMGLVKVQEPFTNLLTQGMVLKDGAKMSKSKGNVVSPEDILNRYGADTTRLFVLFAAPPERDLEWSDQGVEGCYRFLQRVWRLVNSVADEIRGAAPVPSANLVGVNRSMRRLTHQTIKKVTEDIETRFNFNTAISAAMELVNGMYHFRDRVAPVNRDPAVMREAVERLLLLLAPFAPFLADELWARTGHPESIHREPWPEYDPELLVEDQVEIVVQINGRVRDRLMVAADIAPEAMRDTVLEQPRVQALVAGKEIVKVVPVPGKLVNIVVR
- the rsfS gene encoding ribosome silencing factor, translated to MSLSPRTLVEAAVRAAGEKRGDDILVLDISGLTVLSDYFVLVSGRSTTHVKAIADHIREKLGELGAKAPRLEGYREGLWILLDYRDVVVHVFTQSERDFYNLERLWGDAPVVRLPVTL
- the nadD gene encoding nicotinate-nucleotide adenylyltransferase, coding for MKLGVMGGTFDPVHYGHLVVAEGVRYEYRLDKVIFVPAGRPPHKADRPMSGPEHRLTITALAIASNPYFEVSDLEIKRPGLSYTYDTIRELQSLYRPEVVYFITGADAVLELLSWHRIRELLAMCRFIAATRPGYNLENLTVKLKLLPASLVERIVPVEVPALAISSSDIRRRVSEGRPIKYLLPEGVEEYVLSTGLYRQGLHQETSFCK
- a CDS encoding N-acetylmuramoyl-L-alanine amidase, with protein sequence MDRCSIYCRQGGFHNAGIYRSGHGGEEPDAVSGDLLEKHLNLQITLELNTALRCNYLVDTVLTRTVDTTVSLYDRVRRANAACADLFVSVHVNAGGGTGFESFIHPQAPEKTRGIRRAIHTEAMSFLRIHSVTDRGMKTAGFYVLRATSMPAVLLETLFIDHPVDAQRLRDRVFIARYAHAVARGVGKALQLPARDPFRDAEKDALILVLETEVQRLQGEVDRLRGALRRIHNTALEVL